The Impatiens glandulifera chromosome 8, dImpGla2.1, whole genome shotgun sequence genome includes a window with the following:
- the LOC124912035 gene encoding serine/threonine-protein phosphatase 6 regulatory subunit 3-like, which translates to MFWRMTGLSTSSPVETIMDKDNFKLEDLLDEDEIIQECKSQNNRLINFLRERAQMEQLLRYIVEEAPEDAEKRNFKFPFVSCEIFTCEVDIILKALVEEEELMKLLFSFLEPDHSHSTLLAGYFSKVVISLLLRKTVPFMNYIQEHPEIIKKLVDLIGITSIMEVLIRLISADEHLYTNYTGSMKWLEDTDVLEMIVDKFSSSESPEVHANAAEILCALTRYAPPGLAAKISSPSFVGRLFHHALGEARPKSVLVNSLSVCISLLDPKRLTMGTYHIYNRYMTHGSTASPNPETVEGMLGSLGDLIKLLDSSSDENVLMTTYGKLQPPLGKQRLKIVEFISVLVAVGNEAVEGELIRLGALKQILELFFKYPYNNFLHHHVEHIVGSCLESKNTVFTEHLLNECNLVGKMLDAETKFILVSEPTEPAVPAEGKQPPKIGNIGHITRIANKLVQLGNSNNIIQEHLQKNSIWDEWQTTVLSKRNILENIQHWGCGRPNALQDRTRDSDDDDYQDRDYDVAALANNLSQAFRGGSRNDENDENTHETVDRDDEDIYFDDESAEVVISSLRLGDEQESASLFTNSNWFALEDKRIVQDDNSSAANSVPSPSSSSPDIEEPDKGGDPHEPEPPLTTSQDSPDINNNNNPEWVEWREPSDIMEPPPPLPPSVNDDDTTSSSSVNDEQVQLEVVESDIKQNKTEPEVGSSEEKADEGLLEKNASPEMMTTNSGEEAEEEKEERVEKVEVGN; encoded by the exons ATGTTTTGGCGTATGACAGGATTGTCAACTTCGTCTCCA GTGGAGACGATTATGGATAAGGATAATTTTAAGTTGGAGGATCTACTTGATGAAGATGAAATAATTCAAGAGTGCAAATCCCAGAACAAccgtttaattaattt TTTACGTGAAAGAGCTCAAATGGAACAGCTACTTCGATATATAGTGGAAGAAGCTCCTGAGGATGctgaaaaaagaaattttaa GTTTCCTTTTGTTTCCTGTGAAATTTTCACGTGTGAAGTTGATATCATACTCAAAGCCCTGGTTGAGGAGGAGGAG TTGATGAAGCTCCTATTTTCCTTCTTGGAACCAGACCACAGCCATAGTACATTATTGGCTGGTTATTTTAGTAAG GTTGTCATCTCTCTGTTGTTGCGGAAGACAGTTCCTTTCATGAATTATATCCAA GAACACCCAGAAATCATAAAGAAACTAGTGGATCTTATCGGAATTACCTCAATCATGGAG GTGTTAATTCGTTTGATTAGTGCTGATGAACATCTTTATACAAACTACACGGGCTCCATGAAATGGCTTGAAGATACAGATGTGCTGGAGATGATTGTGGACAAGTTCAGCTCATCG GAATCTCCTGAAGTACATGCTAATGCAGCTGAAATACTTTGTGCTTTAACTCGTTATGCTCCTCCAGGACTTGCTGCAAAAATCTCTAGTCCCAG TTTTGTAGGTAGATTATTTCATCATGCTTTGGGAGAGGCTCGACCAAAGTCTGTCTTAGTTAATTCTTTATCAGTATGCATATCTTTGTTGGACCCCAAAAGGCTAACAATGGGAACGTATCATATATACAACCGATACATGACACATGGATCTACAGCAAGCCCCAACCCAGAGACAGTGGAGGGCATGCTGGGAAGCCTAG GTGATTTGATCAAGCTTTTAGATTCTTCTTCGGATGAAAATGTCTTAATGACTACATATGGTAAATTGCAGCCACCTCTTGGAAAACAACGCTTGAAG ATAGTTGAGTTCATCTCCGTCTTGGTAGCTGTTGGTAATGAAGCTGTGGAAGGCGAACTAATTCGCTTGGGAGCATTAAAGCAGATTCTAGAGTTGTTCTTCAA GTATCCTTACAACAATTTCTTGCATCATCATGTGGAGCATATTGTAGGGTCTTGCTTAGAGAGCAAAAACACTGTATTTACTGAACATTTGCTCAACGAGTGTAACCTTGTTGGGAAAATGCTTGATGCAGAAACTAAATTTATCTTGGTTTCTGAACCAACCGAG CCGGCAGTACCTGCTGAAGGTAAACAGCCTCCTAAAATTGGAAATATTGGGCACATAACGCGCATTGCTAACAAACTTGTTCAACTCGGGAATAGCAACAACATCATACAGGAACATCTTCAG AAGAATAGCATTTGGGATGAATGGCAAACAACCGTCTTATCCAAGAGAAATATATTGGAAAATATTCAGCATTGGGGATGCGG GAGACCAAATGCTCTACAAGACAGGACAAGAgacagtgatgatgatgattaccAAGATAGGGACTATGATGTTGCAGCTTTAGCAAATAATTTAAGCCAGGCTTTTAGAGGTGGTTCCAGAAATGATGAAAATGATGAG AATACTCATGAGACAGTTGATCGAGATGATGAG GATATCTACTTCGATGATGAATCTGCTGAGGTTGTAATATCTTCTCTTCGTCTAGGAGATGAACAGGAGAG TGCTTCTTTATTTACCAATTCTAACTGGTTTGCCTTGGAGGATAAAAGAATAGTCCAAGACGACAATTCTTCTGCTGCTAACTCGGTTCCTtctccatcatcatcatcacctgATATCGAAGAACCTGACAAAGGAGGCGATCCCCATGAGCCTGAACCACCACTTACAACTTCACAAGATTCTCCCGACatcaataacaataataatccGGAATGGGTTGAATGGAGGGAGCCATCAGACATTATGGAACCACCTCCACCACTACCACCTTCTGTCAATGATGACGACACAACTTCTTCCTCGTCGGTAAATGATGAGCAGGTGCAGCTGGAAGTGGTGGAGTCTGATATTAAGCAGAATAAGACAGAACCAGAAGTTGGTTCTTCAGAAGAGAAAGCAGACGAAGGGCTTCTTGAGAAAAATGCATCACCGGAGATGATGACGACCAATAGTGGAGAAGAAGCcgaagaagaaaaggaagaacGCGTGGAAAAGGTTGAAGTGGGAAATTGA
- the LOC124911350 gene encoding 2,3-bisphosphoglycerate-independent phosphoglycerate mutase, whose product MGSSGFSWKLADHPKLPKGKTIALIVLDGWGEAKANKYNCIHVAETPTMDSLKQGAPDRWRLVRAHGKAVGLPTEDDMGNSEVGHNALGAGRIYAQGAKLVDLALASGKIYDGEGFAYIKQSFETGTLHLITLLSDGGVHSRIDQLLLLLKGAADKGAKRIRVHILTDGRDVLDGSSIGFVETLEADLSALRSKGVDAQIASGGGRMYVTMDRYENDWSVVKRGWDAQVLGEAPHKFKNAVEAVKKLREIPKANDQYLEPFVIVDEQGKAVGPIVDGDAVVTCNFRADRMTMLAKALEYEDFNIFDRVRFPKINYAGMLQYDGELKLPSKYLVSPPEIERTSGEYLVHNGVHTFACSETVKFGHVTFFWNGNRSGYFNEEMEEYVEIPSDSGITFNVKPKMKAVEIAEKARDAILSGKFHQVRVNLPNGDMVGHTGDIDATVVACKAADEAVKIILDAIEQVGGIYVVTADHGNAEDMVKRNKKGEPDLDKNGNVQILTSHTLEPVPIAIGGPGLAAGVRYRKDVPTGGLANVAATVINLHGFEAPSDYETTLIEVVDN is encoded by the exons ATGGGTAGTTCTGGATTCTCATGGAAACTGGCCGATCATCCTAAGCTTCCTAAGGGAAAGACCATCgctttgattgttttggatGGTTGGGGCGAAGCTAAAGCCAATAAATACAACTGTATCCATGTCGCCGAGACCCCTACAATGGATTCTCTGAAGCAG GGAGCTCCAGATAGATGGAGATTAGTTAGGGCACATGGAAAGGCTGTTGGGCTTCCTACTGAGGATGATATGGGTAACAGTGAAGTGGGTCACAATGCTCTTGGTGCTGGACGGATTTATGCTCAAGG GGCCAAGCTTGTTGATCTTGCTCTTGCATCTGGTAAGATCTATGATGGAGAAGGATTTGCTTATATTAAGCAGTCATTTGAAACTGGTACATTGCATCTCATTACTTTGTTGAGTGATGGTGGTGTTCATTCTCGAATTGATCAATTGCTG CTTTTGCTAAAGGGTGCTGCTGATAAAGGTGCCAAGAGGATCCGAGTTCATATCCTCACTGACGGTCGTGATGTCTTGGATGGTTCGAGTATAGGCTTTGTCGAAACACTTGAGGCTGATCTATCTGCACTGCGCAGTAAAGGCGTCGATGCCCAGATTGCATCGGGTGGTGGTCGAATGTATGTTACAATGGATCGATATGAGAATGATTGGAGTGTTGTGAAACGTGGGTGGGATGCTCAAGTTCTTGGTGAGGCTCCTCATAAATTCAAGAACGCAGTTGAAGCTGTGAAGAAATTGAGGGAGATTCCAAAGGCAAACGATCAATATCTTGAGCCCTTTGTGATTGTTGACGAACAAGGGAAAGCTGTTGGTCCGATTGTTGATGGAGATGCAGTTGTGACTTGCAATTTCCGAGCTGACAGAATGACTATGCTGGCTAAAGCTCTTGAATATGAAGATTTCAACATATTTGATCGCGTTCGTTTCcctaaaattaattatgctGGTATGCTTCAGTATGACGGGGAACTAAAGCTTCCCAGCAAATACCTTGTTTCTCCACCGGAGATTGAGAGAACTTCTGGTGAATATTTGGTCCACAATGGGGTTCACACTTTTGCTTGCAGTGAGACTGTGAAGTTTGGTCATGTTACCTTCTTTTGGAATGGGAATCGTTCTGGATACTTTAATGAAGAGATGGAAGAGTATGTTGAGATTCCAAGTGATTCTGGAATCACATTTAATGTTAAGCCTAAGATGAAGGCTGTTGAGATTGCTGAGAAGGCTAGGGATGCTATTCTAAGCGGCAAATTTCACCAG GTTCGTGTCAACCTTCCTAATGGTGACATGGTGGGACACACTGGTGATATTGATGCCACCGTTGTTGCTTGCAAAGCTGCAGATGAAGCTGTCAAG ATTATACTTGATGCAATTGAGCAAGTGGGAGGAATATATGTGGTTACTGCCGATCATGGAAACGCAGAAGACATGGTAAAGAGGAACAAGAAGGGAGAGCCAGATCTTGATAAAAATGGAAATGTTCAAATTTTGACCTCTCACACTCTTGAACCT GTGCCTATTGCAATTGGAGGGCCAGGTTTGGCGGCTGGTGTGAGGTACAGGAAGGATGTTCCAACTGGAGGACTTGCAAATGTGGCTGCGACAGTGATCAATCTCCATGGATTTGAGGCACCTAGTGACTATGAAACTACCCTAATTGAGGTGGTCGACAACTAA
- the LOC124912698 gene encoding ADP-ribosylation factor GTPase-activating protein AGD12-like, which yields MSKSGKGKLKDLQMQKDNRFCADCGSPDPKWASVNIGVFICLKCCGVHRSLGTHISKVLSVTLDEWTEDEIEAMIDVGGNASANSIYQAYIPDGFSKPRLDSSHEDRSKFIRSKYELQEFVKPSLRISSNSNKKSSSNLQSSSSHSEGMVEFIGMLKIKVVKGTNLAVRDMLSSDPYVVLTLGQQKAQTTVMRSNLNPIWNEELMLSVPQNYGPVKLEVYDYDTFSADDIMGEADIDIQWMISSAMVYGDAAMFGNMQIGKWLKADDNALVEDSTVNIVDGRVKEEVSLKLQNVESGEIDLELEWIPLEQ from the exons ATGAGTAAATCAG GTAAAGGAAAATTGAAAGATCTGCAGATGCAAAAGGATAATCGTTTTTGTGCAGATTGTGGTTCTCCAGACCCGAAGTGGGC GTCAGTCAATATTGGGGTTTTCATATGCTTAAAATGTTGTGGAGTGCACAGAAGCCTTGGAACACATATCTCAAAG GTTTTATCGGTGACATTAGATGAATGGACAGAGGATGAAATCGAGGCGATGATTGATGTTGGAGGAAATGCTTCTGCTAATTCTATTTACCAGGCTTATATTCCAGATGGTTTCTCGAAACCTAGGCTAGATTCTAGCCACGAGGACCGTTCTAAATTTATCAG GTCTAAGTACGAGCTGCAAGAATTTGTGAAGCCTAGCTTACGTATTTCTTCAAATTCCAACAAGAAGTCAAGCAGCAATTTGCAGTCTAGTTCATCTCATTCC GAAGGAATGGTGGAATTTATAGGAATGCTCAAGATAAAAGTGGTTAAAGGCACAAATTTAGCTGTCAGAGATATGTTGTCGAGTGATCCTTATGTTGTTCTTACTCTCGGGCAACAG AAAGCGCAAACAACTGTTATGAGGAGTAATCTTAATCCGATATGGAACGAGGAGCTGATGCTTTCAGTTCCCCAGAATTATGGGCCGGTGAAATTG GAAGTGTATGACTATGATACATTTTCTGCTGATGACATAATGGGTGAGGCAGATATTGATATACAATGGATGATAAGTTCTGCAATGGTATATGGGGATGCTGCAATGTTTGGAAACATGCAAATTGGGAAATGGCTAAAGGCGGATGATAATGCCCTCGTAGAAGACAGCACTGTGAATATAGTCGATGGGAGGGTGAAGGAGGAAGTGAGTCTTAAGCTACAGAATGTGGAATCGGGAGAGATTGATCTAGAACTAGAATGGATTCCTCTTGAGCAATAA
- the LOC124912376 gene encoding uncharacterized protein LOC124912376 — MENHYYRSVVFIAVFFTALVMSSIPSAETRDLRPTEHGLDFQSNITEVPKMQAFFDGNKNTTSAPKIPIPEAKDPSDEEWWRKVTSESKGPSDRRKDRVRKALMVATLVCGTAGVALLAVAAFLFIVQSRRQKYAKPTSN; from the coding sequence ATGGAGAATCACTACTATAGATCCGTCGTCTTCATCGCTGTTTTCTTCACCGCCCTTGTAATGTCGTCGATCCCATCGGCAGAGACCAGAGATCTCAGGCCGACAGAACACGGCCTTGACTTTCAAAGTAACATTACAGAGGTACCAAAGATGCAGGCGTTCTTCGATGGAAATAAGAACACTACGTCGGCGCCGAAAATCCCGATCCCGGAGGCGAAAGATCCGAGCGATGAAGAGTGGTGGAGGAAGGTAACGTCTGAAAGCAAGGGACCTAGCGATAGAAGGAAGGATCGAGTTAGAAAAGCTTTGATGGTGGCGACCCTGGTCTGCGGTACCGCCGGCGTTGCGTTGCTTGCGGTGGCGGCGTTTCTGTTCATTGTTCAGTCTCGCCGGCAGAAATATGCAAAACCCACCTCGAATTGA
- the LOC124912034 gene encoding general transcription and DNA repair factor IIH helicase subunit XPB1-like, whose translation MGQGDKVRHSKRLKTSTNKEHHREDDDDTYVVPEEFGGDSREEETKQRDFTKLELKPDHVNRPLWACADGRIFLETFSPLYKQAYDFLIAIAEPVCRPESMHEYNLTPHSLYAAVSVGLETETIVSVLDKLSKTRLPKEMVDFIYASTANYGKVKLVLKKNRYFIESPFPQVLKTLLEDEVIGKARISSEGSNGFTISKTMGETESSHSELLNDAELAAATEEKEIHSFEIDPAQVENVKQRCLPNALNYPMLEEYDFRNDNVNPDLEMELKPQAQPRPYQEKSLSKMFGNGRARSGIIVLPCGAGKSLVGVSAASRIKKSCLCLATNAVSVDQWAFQFKLWSTIKDEQICRFTSDSKERFRGNAGVVVTTYNMVAFSGKRSEESEKIIEEIRNREWGLLLMDEVHVVPAHMFRKVISITKSHCKLGLTATLVREDDRITDLNFLIGPKLYEANWLDLVKGGFIANVQCAEVWCPMTKEFFAEYLKKENSKKRQALYVMNPNKFRACEFLIRFHEQQRGDKIIVFADNLFALTEYATKLRKPMIYGATSHLERTKILEAFKLSRDVNTIFLSKVGDNSIDIPEANVIIQISSHAGSRRQEAQRLGRILRAKGRLQDRMAGGKEEYNAFFYSLVSTDTHEMYYSTKRQQFLIDQGYSFKVITGLPPDDSGAELNYSRLEDQLALLGKVLSAGEDTVGLEMLEEDTDDVALQKARRSVGSMTAMSGAKGMVYMEYNNGKGKLQGKPAKPKDPSKRHNLFKQRFR comes from the exons aTGGGACAAG GTGATAAAGTGCGGCATTCTAAAAGGCTGAAAACATCGACTAACAAG GAACATCACCgggaagatgatgatgatactTATGTTGTTCCTGAAGAATTTGGTGGTGATAGTCGGGAAGAAG aaaCTAAGCAGAGAGACTTCACTAAGCTGGAACTTAAACCTGATCATGTTAATCGTCCTCTATGGGCTTGTGCTGATGGTCGAATCTTCCTCGAGACTTTCTCGCCTTTGTATAAACAAGCATATGATTTCCTTATTGCCATTGCTGAGCCTGTTTGTAG GCCGGAGAGCATGCATGAATATAACCTGACTCCTCATTCGTTATATGCTGCTGTTTCCGTGGGACTTGAAACTGAAACTATCGTGTCTGTCTTGGATAAATTGTCCAAGACTAGGCTTCCAAAAGAAATGGTTGATTTCATATATGCTTCTACTGCAAATTATGGAAAAGTAAAGCTGGTGCTTAAGAAGAACCGTTATTTTATTGAGTCGCCATTTCCGCAG GTATTGAAAACATTACTCGAGGATGAAGTAATAGGAAAAGCAAGGATCTCTTCCGAG GGAAGTAATGGATTTACTATCAGCAAAACAATGGGTGAAACTGAAAGTAGTCACAGTGAGTTGCTAAACGATGCCGAATTGGCTGCTGCTacagaagaaaaagaaatacatTCATTTGAAATTGACCCTGCTCAG GTTGAGAATGTAAAGCAGCGTTGCTTGCCCAATGCTTTAAACTATCCCATGCTCGAGGAGTATGATTTCCGGAATGATAAT GTCAATCCTGACCTTGAGATGGAGCTGAAGCCTCAGGCCCAACCACGGCCTTATCAAGAAAAAAGTCTTAGCAAGATGTTTGGAAATG GAAGAGCAAGATCAGGCATTATTGTGTTGCCATGTGGTGCTGGAAAGTCACTTGTTGGTGTCTCTGCAGCCAGCCGAATAAAGAAGAGCTGCCTTTGTTTGGCCACAAATGCTGTTTCCGTGGACCAATGGGCATTTCAGTTCAAATTGTGGTCAACCATAAAAGATGAACAGATATGTCGTTTTACATCTGATAGTAAAGAAAGGTTCCGTGGAAATGCAGGGGTAGTTGTGACAACATATAACATGGTTGCTTTTAGTGGAAAACGATCTGAAGAATCCGAGAAGATTATCGAGGAAATAAGAAACAGAGAGTGGGGTTTGCTTCTAATGGATGAG GTGCACGTGGTACCTGCCCACATGTTTAGGAAGGTCATCAGCATTACAAAGTCTCACTGCAAACTGGGTCTTACTG CAACACTTGTCAGAGAAGATGATAGAATTACGGATTTAAACTTCCTTATCGGTCCAAAGCTGTATGAGGCAAATTGGTTGGATTTGGTTAAGGGAGGTTTTATTGCAAATGTTCAGTGTGCTGAAGTCTGGTGTCCAATGACAAAGGAATTTTTTGCCGAATATCTCAAGAAAGAAAATTCAAAGAAGAGACAG GCATTGTATGTTATGAATCCTAATAAGTTCAGGGCCTGTGAGTTTCTTATCCGATTTCACGAACAGCAGCGTGGTGATAAGATTATTGTTTTTGCTGACAATCTTTTTGCTTTAACGGAGTATGCAACAAAGCTCCGAAAGCCTATGATATATGGTGCTACAAG CCATTTGGAGAGAACAAAGATTTTGGAGGCTTTCAAGCTAAGTCGTGATGTTAATACTATTTTCCTCTCAAAG GTAGGAGACAATTCAATAGATATCCCTGAGGCTAATGTCATTATTCAAATTTCCTCACATGCGGGTTCAAGGCGTCAAGAAGCTCAACGGTTGGGCCGTATTCTTAGGGCAAAG GGTCGTCTTCAAGATAGGATGGCTGGTGGAAAGGAAGAGTATAATGCATTCTTCTATTCCCTCGTGTCCACAGATACACAT GAGATGTATTACTCAACAAAGAGGCAACAGTTTTTAATCGATCAAGGTTATAGCTTTAAG gTAATTACAGGTTTGCCACCAGATGATTCGGGAGCTGAGTTAAACTATTCTCGTTTGGAAGACCAACTTGCTTTATTGGGAAag GTGTTGAGCGCAGGAGAAGATACGGTTGGGTTAGAAATGTTGGAAGAGGATACAGACGACGTAGCCCTCCAAAAAGCTCGTCGATCTGTAGGGTCAATGACTGCTATGTCTGGAGCAAAGGGGATGGTTTACATGGAATACAA TAATGGGAAAGGAAAACTGCAGGGAAAACCAGCTAAACCTAAGGATCCATCCAAGAGGCATAATCTCTTCAAACAACGTTTTCGATGA